Below is a window of Musa acuminata AAA Group cultivar baxijiao chromosome BXJ3-11, Cavendish_Baxijiao_AAA, whole genome shotgun sequence DNA.
CGCTCGGTTCGATCCGGCACAAGAACATCGTGAGGTTCCTGGGGTGCTGCTGGAACAAGAGCACTCGGCTGCTAATGTACGATTACATGGCCAACGGCAGCCTGGGGGGGCTGCTGCACGAGCGCACCGGTTTCTCCCTGGAGTGGGATTTGAGGTATCAGATCATCCTGGGAGCCGCCCAGGGTCTGGCCTACCTCCACCATGACTGTGTTCCGCCGATAGTCCACAGAGACATCAAGGCCAACAACATCCTCATTGGCCTCGACTTCGAGGCCTACATCGCCGACTTCGGGCTCGCGAAGCTCGTCGAGGACGGGGACCTTGCTCGGTCGTCGAACACTCTCGCCGGTTCCTATGGCTACATTGCTCCCGGTAGGTATCGAAATCGAAATCCACGCATTCGTTGCTGCAGTGAACGCCAGGAGTGCCTAACTGCGTCAAATGTTTTGCAGAGTACGGCTACATGATGAAGATCACGGAGAAGAGCGATGTGTACAGCTACGGTGTGGTGGTTCTGGAGGTGCTAACGGGGAAGCAACCGATCGACCCCACGATCCCGGACGGGCTCCATGTGGTGGACTGGGTGCGGCGGAGGAAAGGGAGCGCGGAGGTGCTCGACACCGGCCTCAGAGGCCGGCCAGACTCGGAGGTGCAGGAGATGCTGCAGGTGCTCGGGGTGGCACTCCTGTGCGTGAACGCCGCGCCGGACGAGCGACCGACGATGAAGGACGTGGCCGCGATGCTCAAAGAGATCCGGCATGAAAGGGAGGAATACGCCAAGGTGGACTGCCTCCTCAAGGGAGCAGCACCAGCCGCGGCAGTCGACGCTACGACGTCGACCTCATGCAGCGCGTTGCTGGGCCAACGGGGTCAGAGTAACAGTAGTAATTCCAGCTTCTCTACTTCCAGCATCTACTCTTCCGCCAGGGCCAAATCACCATTCGAGTCCACTTCTGCCTATCCTTCCTGACCAGCATTTTGTGTAtctcatttttcttttcttttttttgagctTTGTAATTTGCTGTAGTTCTTTTCTTGTGCTCTCTACTAAGCACTGGCCTTGGATCTGTAAAGAAGAGGGTCAGCATATTGGTTTTGGTTCCTCGCTTAGCTATATGTGACTACTAAACCAAGAGTGAAGGGCTCGACGAATAAAGATGATGTTGGATTTCTATCTGTGTGGTTGTGCTGCAGAATCGTACTAGCAAATATTCTGGATGTTAGACTGACAATTTAAAGAAGAATGCCATCACCAGTGAATTATAGTCAGGCGACCGAATGAATGGACACGCTTGGTAATCTAGTTTATGCCTTTTAAGCTAGATAGTGGCAGCAGGTCTAATGATCAACATAAGACTAGTTGAGAAATTTCAAGATTTGCCAAGAAAACTAGTGACTGATGATCATGTGTTCTTTGGCCTTCAATTTGTCTTTTTGTTAACCTTCCCATTACACTAAACAATTCTAATTGTAGATAGATGGTGGGAGTTCCTTGTTTCATGCATAGCAAGGTTAAAGAACCCTCACAAAGTATCATATTCATCTCATTCCAAGAGACATATATTATTCATACAAAGAAGCCTAGCACTTTGTTTTGGGACCACATCAATTAGGTAGGTTGAGGAAGGACTTGGGAGGGCTCCAAGTAATCGGACAGTGCCAGCTAATCCCAATAAACAAGACAGaaaaataaagcacataagacaGGAGAGATGGGGAGACAAAATGCCTATTATTTGTTTCTATATCCTACCTGAGAAGCCCCAATAATGCAAGGAACCAAATCTTATATTGAGATTTCAATTAATGCTGCAGTTAAATTTCACTTTCAAAAACTAATACAAATAGGATGATCACAAGTACCGGATAACAATACCTGACCAACCAAAAGAACAGTGCTGAAAGCAGTAAACACCAGCATGACATGCTACAAAAATGATAATTAGAAGCCACAACTGCATAGTATTATGAAACAACAGTTCATCACAGCATCACCAACTATACAAGATTAGGACCCGGAGGCCGTAGCTGCATACCATCCTAAAGCATCTTTTCCAATTATTCCTTATAAACAAAACAGGCAGGAGAGATTTAAAGGATGGATTATACCTCCTGTGCCTCCAGTGCTTGGAAAATGTCGGTGCGAGTAACCATTCCTagttttgaaaagaaaaaaatcagtTCATGGTAGGAAGGGCCTCATGATTGAAATTCTCCCTAAACACTCTGTAACACTTACCTATAACTTTCTGACTTTTATTCAAAATAGGTATCCTGTGGATCTTCATCTTAAGCATTAAAGCTGCAGCATCTGCATGATTATGAACATCGAAACAGTTTTATTCAAATTTGACCAAAAAATTTTGAAGCAACATGCGTAGTAAAGAAAGGTTACCCAAGACCGTCTTGTCAGGTGATAGTGTGATTGCAGGAGAAGACATGACTTCACTGACCTTGGATTTCAACTGCTTAAGCAAAATTGGATATTAGCAAATTATAGAGCTCCGAAAATACAAGGTTCATGAAAAGACAAAATTAGCTTTTATCCCCATGATCAGTGTAACTAGCTGTCAACTGTTCAGGGCAATGGACATGTCTTAGATATACTCACAATAGAAGATTTGATCCCAAAATTTTGAGTATACCATTACTTCTCAGTACAAATTAATACTTCATGATAATGTGCCGTCTATGATGGATGACCGAACCAATATTTAAGATGCTTCAGTTCTCTAGATAAAGTTGCTCCAAGTCATGGAACCTAGTGACATGATTCACAACCTCCGTGGAAATGGCTGAACTGCAGACAAGTGTTGAGACAAGATATTGGTGATTAATTAAGCAAATGAACTACCAGGAAAAAAATTGTTATCTTCTGCTTAGATACACCATGAAAATCATACAAATTCTCTATCTTGAGCCCACTCAAGGCGCTTCATTCTCAGTCATAAATGATTTCCCCAACCAAACAAAGGCTATTTATCATATCTTCATCCATGCCATTAGCAAAATAAGTCCGACTCTTTTGCTAGTTCAGATATGGGTTGTATGTTCAATTCATTCTGACCATGTCTTACATAGTTATCATATGCAAAGGATGAAAATGGACATATTGCTACTGTGATGACACAAACAAACAACAAGATGTTTGTTTGTTCTAATACCAAACAAACATCTTGTTGTTTGTTTGTGGCCAGAGAAGCATGCCAATTAAGTGAGTTCGGTTCAAGAGCAAAAGCTTCAGAGGAAGCATAAATGAGTTGAAGGTGAAAGTAGATTGCAAAATGTTACTTGATCTGTTTCTATAGCTGCAGTCCTTAGGCTGATGGACAAGAATCCTGGAAGGTAGCAAAGAGTGTAGCAGAAAAGAGGATGAAGTACCATGGAAGAGCAAGATTAAGCCTTTtgttgtaaaaaaaaagaagaagaaagattaaGCCTTTCACATGCCACAATCACTAAAAAGCTACCTTGCTTAATGACCGGTAGCTCCCAGTACAAATGTTTGTTTCAACATCCAAATCCACAAGCATCCCAATATGGACGATGGAAGGACTGAAAAATGTGAGTGAATGATTTGAAAGGCCACAGAAACTCTGAAAATATGAATCCTAAGTGAACTTTAACATTAGTCAAATCGTCAAATGATTTTATGTAAGCAATTGAACTGAAAACTCTATGCATAGAAAACTTCAATTCTGAGAAGATCTCCACTGATCTTGATTTTTCACGAGGCAATGGGGCAATTAGTACAAGAAAGATCCACTGTCTCAATGATAAGTTGTCTTATTTATACATGCACAACATCAACTTTTTCCtatctatttctcctgaaatgagattcaacatttgactCATAATGTAAATACACTTCAGAAAATAAGGCAGTTACATAGATTGGAATTGTGAGAGCTCTGCAATAATCCAACTAAGAATGACCCTATCAGAGACCCCTATAACTCATTGGATCCACAAAGATGGGCAGCCTGAAGCAATTGTTTAGAGATTAACAAAGTGAAAATCAAGTGCAAGACTCTTGACACAAGAATGAAAGTAGGTTTGAGAATTGATAAGTGCTTCTAACATTACCATACACACACAAAGTCACAAAAAGAGATCTCGGAAATAGGATGATTATGTCTATGTAAATAGATTGCAAGCAATTGTGCACTTTCTGTAGCTGTGGAAGTGACAGCTCAATATTCAACATCAAGTTAAAGAGGAAACTACAGAAATGGTACTTGTCCAAATAATGATGTTTGAAATCATGTAACAAGTTCATGAACATATAAACTCAGATTGTGAAGCTCAACTTTTTGTATTCCCATACATATGCCTATTTTACATCATATGTTTATCGGTATACATGTATACAACATTTACACAGGTTGATTAAGCCTACATCAACCTTTTGTGATAGCATCATACAATTATGTGTAAATACATCATAGACACACATCGATTAAGCCTAATTAACCATAGAGGCATGTATAATATATCATGTTCACAGGCTGATTGAGCCTAAACCACTATGACGAATTTAATATGCTTGACTAGACTAACGTGATAGTACCTTAAACTAATGAGATAAATATTATAGTCATCAAGCGTAGCTTGAATTTCGTTATTGTATGGCATATGAACAGTCAAATTAGAGAATCCATCTGAAAAATTGTGATGGACTTTCTGACTTCCATTGATGAGAAACTATTATGGTGACGACTGTTTGACTCCTATCAGACATCAGCCAGCCACAACACGTTAGAACTGAGATCAGATCGAAATCAATCGATTATGTTAAAGAAACTCTTCAGATTACATGTAAAAGAtgatgagaaagaaaagaaacggataaaaatatgaaagaaaCAAACCCCATTATATGCTCTGGCTTTGTCCTTCTTGGAGATGACACCGATACACCTCAGCTCATCATCGACGACTGGAAGCCCAGAGATAACCTCGAAATTGTGGTCGATCTCTTCCAGCGTCTGCTCCGGCCTCGCCGTCCGGATCTCCGTCGACATCACTGTATCCAGCGTAGCTGACGGCTTCGTCTGCGCGAACACCAAAGAAAAAACAAACCGAAGGAAGCCATCAACACCACGGTCAAGGAAGAAAGAGGACAGAAAGGGAGTAGGAGCGAGACCTTCTCGCTGATGATCTGGGTCTCAAGGTAGGCGCGGAGGTCATCGAAGCTGAGGAGCGAGAAATTCTCCGGCCACTCTCCGGAGATGATTCCCTCGGGATTCTCGCCAAGGGCCGGACGGAGGTCGTCGGATAAGGAAGCAAAGGCCGAGAGCATCTGTTTGCTCCGGTTGAATCCGACGCCCCCGTTCCTAGAGAAcgcggaggagggggaggagagaaGTGGCATCCTTGGCGTTAAAGCGGTGGTGGAGGAGAAGAAAGAACCGGAGAGGGGTTTGAGGGGAAAGTAGAGGAAGTGGATTCGGTGGAGAGAGATGCTGCAAGCCATGACGGATTGCTATTGTCGCCTCCAAACTCCGGGGAAGGGGCCGATGAAGAAGGCTCCTCTAGTAATCCGTTCGAGAAACGCCGATGAGCGTACTGGATCGGAAGTACCTGTGATCGCCGTTGCATTGCAACGGTAGATGAAACAGAAACGTGGAGATCCAACGGCTCAGCTGAACAAGCGGCGGGATGGCAGGTCGAATCCATCGGAGGCACTTCCGATCACTCGGCGCTCGCATCCGCAAAGCGACATCGTCGCCATCTCGTGACAACAGAATGGGCTGCCATCCCAGGCCACCACCGAAGACCGTGCCACGCTTTAGTGGGCCGAGTGTGTGCGTACGGTGTCGCAGCAGGGATTCGGATTTGTACGCCCTTATGAGTGTTTCTCGTGTCGGGTCGGATCTTGATGCGAAATACGAATAGATCCAACCCGAAGACAACCCGTTTCAACAAACGTATCAAAAACATACACACGAACCTGATCCATTAAattttcgggtttaggagaccCAATCCCTGTCACAGCATTAATAAGACAGGTCGGGTTGGCCTGCGATGGGTAGAATTGGAGCACCGATGGGTGGGTGGCGTGGATTAGAATTTAGAACGTAAGTGTACGGTCGGATGGGACGTAAGAAAATATTCGATTTGGAAATTCgaagaaataattttctttttattattcattTTCCATGGAGCATATGTGAGTGCTCGATGGCACTGAAGCGGATGAACCATGTCAAATAAAAAATTGGAAGTCGAACTTGTAGAAATCAAGCAGAGTTATGTCGAGTTTAATCCATTCAAGCGATCAACAAGTAATTGTGTCCAAGAACGACAAAACGAGTTTTAAGGTGTACATAAGACGGTGGTAATGAGATGTGTGTGtggtgatgacgatgatgatgatgatgatgatgatgaatatgTGTGTGtggtgatgacgatgatgatgatgataatgattaaagaaaacatataattttataaataaatcttgataatataaaaaattatcttttcataTGATCAATATTTTAGGCTAATCATAATTTGATAAGTAAAATCTAGTTAACTAAGCTTGGCATTTGATAGGGACAATCCTAACACTCCTCGGCTCCTCTTGTCACATAAACACTTAAGAAAATGTCCGTAAATAACATACTCTCTATAGCTATCAACTGAAGGTCACGTTGCTTGTCTTACCTTCCCAAAATAGGCTCGTGAGACCCACTCATTATCAATCCTGCATTTAGAAAAGAAAATCTGATTCAGTATTAATGGTCGACGGCATGGCTCGACTTCACTAGCCTTCTCTTCCGAATGGACAACAAAAGGATAATGCCTCGCCTGACACAAAGAAGCAAAGAAGCCAAACCGGAGGCGTCACCCTAATAGTCCCTAGGTGCTGCCCCTAAGGGCACACACTGATAAATCGCTCATATTAAATGCCTCCTCCGTAGGGTAAGAGGGGCCTTGACGAAGACCCATATGCTCCACCCAATGCCTAGGTATAAAAGCTAAGACGTGGGCTAAGTTGGGACAAGCAAGTAAAAATGATTTTTTACTCTCTCATTTATATACTATTGTCTTCCTCCCTTTATGTTTTCCTAACTTAAACGTCAAAGGATCAAGCTGAGACACTCTCGACACTGGCCTGCTATATTGGATCGTCAGCTCAGTATGAAGACATGTCCAAGAGGCTATCCAATAGAGGGGACTACCCAGCTCCCCAACCAAACTTCATTGTTCAAATAGAAGATTATTATttacaatttttttatattaaaaatatttctttcttatttcataaataagaatCTCTTTCCTAGCAGGCGAGATCATTCTTTTAACTCATCTTTTGGACTTTATATTGATGTCTTTGCATGTTCTCGATGTTAGGTGAATAAATTATGCTGAGAGATTCGTCTTAGATTGTGCCATAGATCCAAGATTAATCTTGACAATAGTACGCCTAAGTCAACCAAcacaaattaaataattaaagtaACATTGTTTTCTCTTTTAAGATCCAagcaattaataaatatatatttgtaagAAATTTATTGAATAATTCTACGTAGAAATATCCGCTGCTGTATGGGCGCACCGACGCGGGGCCCATCATCCGACGCGTGATACCAGCTCAATGACACGTACGGAATGAATGCTCAGGGTCCTACCGGAATACGGCACAAGGACACCTGCCTACGGAGAAGGAACAGTGTGTGATAGTGTCGTGAAAAGGGCCCGATCCCTTCGTAGCTTCGCCTGCTCAAAGGTTCGTCTCACTTCTGCATTACCAACTCAACCAGGAAGTGACTCCTAGTGGACATCCATTGGTTCATGGAACCACATGCACAGTACAAGGCCAATGCCAATGCCAGGAAACTAGTTAATAAAGAATGCACCTGATATGAACAGTTGAGATTGATCCAAGCACATGCCACAGCACAGAGAGGCAAAGTGGACGCTCCTATGTAGCTATCCCTTATCTGGTCCCGAGACAACCATCGTTCTTCGATAAGTGGTTCTAAATGACTTAGGATATGATTTTGCCATCTATGTACATCATGCACGGGAATCAGCATCAACAACCAAGTCACTCTCGCTGGAGCTGCCTTGAGAATCTTAGCCAAGTCTATTGATTGATATGGATGGACACAGACGTCCAAAGGGAGCCCCACTGGAGGACCATGCCCATGTTAATCGCGTGGACCGTGTTCCCCTGGACCAAAACATTAATGGTAGGCGGACTTATGTCGCTCGTCTTGAAAAGGATCAATCATTGATGCGCCTCGACCAATTATTGATCGGTAAATGGTTGACAACTTTGTTTAGTTGTTTTCGCTTTCCTTGCTAACCAATCATTAATCATTGAGAAGAATGAGACCGGTGTCATCGAGAAGATTGAGGCCTGCTTGACATGAGACTACGATCATGACAACCGGTAAATCAACATTAAGTTGCGTGCGTTCTACCCATTCCAGCAGCGATCGATCAAACACAGTGCTGTCGCTTCTAACTCTCTTGGCATGGTGCCTGTAGTATGCCACAAAGGATAAAAAGGATGGTGTGCTGTCGCTGACAACTAGGCGTCGTTAGCTTGCATGGCAACAAAAAGGATTTCCGTACAACGTGGAGCGTAAGACAAAAGAAAGCGACTCAGCAATGACCGTCCGAGTCACTGTGCAGAGTCTACTTGACATGGTAAAAACTACCCACGTCCGGTGAACAGAAAGGAGGCGAGGAAAGGAGGGAGAGGCCACCGGCTCTCGGCGTCCATCCGGCCTTTAATGCTCACCACACGCCATGTGAGCATCTATATATCCAAGCCTTTCTGTGGGCTCAAGCTTTTTGTCGGTAGCACTTAAAAGCGTAGTCCCACCAAACGACTTCTGCTCCAAATCTTCTACCCCCCCTTCAACTGCACCCCCAGTTATCAAGCTCGCCTTCGCCATTGATGGCGAGACTTAGTAGGAGGTACAACCAAAACCTGCAGACTCGGCGTTCGGAGAAATAACTCGAGCGAGAAGCCGTAGGAATAGAAGGATCTTCTCCACTGAAATAAGATTTAATGAACCAACTTACTTGTACCATCTATTCGTCAAGGTAAGGTAAGACGTCGATGCCTTCATGTTTAGTGATCTGATGTGCAAGCTGATCGAAGAAGCAAAGGGAAGATTTCTCCGCTGACCGATGATTACGGAGGTTTGAGCACCACCAACTTTCTGTCACCCGCCATTCTTCCTTTGCTTTTCTGTTTCCCGTAAAAGATTAGAGACAACAATACTGTACTTCACTGTTCCAGGATGTTGCAAGGACAAATTACAGAACGTTTAGAGTATTATTTTAGGGATCGTCTTAACAAGTGCTCAGATCTCATGCATTCGAAGACAAGGGACGCGAGACATATCCAAGTCATCTCCGTGTAGACGTTCACGGATTCACATGCAGTCCTGCAACGTACAGCCTTATAATCCAGGAGAGATACTTGCGTGGAGTTGCCACAAACAAATCTTTGTTCACTAATGTCGACAGAATTTACGATGGGAGGAATCCAACTGTTTCTTGCTTGGCCTCTTGCCATTATTTCATGTGCTGCGAATTGGATTGGTGTCCATTACAAGCTCAAAATAACAGCTAGCGGAGTGAAGATGGTAAGGCGTCGTTGTTTCGCCATGTTATAGTAGTACTAGTGGATTTGATCTGAGGTGCAACGTAACAATTACGACGGTCCTCTTCAATTCCTACTCTACTGGTTAGCCTCACTGACAACGAGCGGTCAATTACACTGTCCAACATCTCAAGTACGCTAAAGAAATTGAATACTTGATGTCGTATTTGGCTTTTGATTCCAGTTCTAGTTCTGGACGAACCAAGTCAAAGCATTTTCCTATTCTGATTGGAAGCGGATCTAGATCGGATTCTGATTCTTCTTTCAACACCAATCAAAATGACATGTCTTAATTTGTCATTGCAAGAATAAAGCTTCTATTTTTGCAATGATTTAAGTTGACGATTCAGGATTATTCTCTCGAGACAATTCATCTCTTTAACATGTACGATGGATACGAAACATAGTGCAACATGACATCAGTCAGAGAAAACCATTTGCCTCTACCTTCGAATTGAATTGCAAAGGCTATTTAGGTATAACGAAACATCCCTGTGATCTTTCGGCGTCGATGTGATATTTCCCAGAGTCACTCACCACTGCCACCGAGATAACATGTTTCGATCGGAAAGAGAGAGTAGTCGACCTCAGATCCAACGACGTCGTACGTGCTCATCCACGAGCAAAGTCTCTCTCTGCGATCCATGAGGTTTAGTTAATTAGCAGAAACTGTTATCCGAAACTTACGTGTTACGACGCGTTGCGAGTTTGCTTAATTTGAGCCGTCAACGAGAGAGAATAACGGAAGCAGGAGTAAGCAAACGAGGTGGTCGCACGGAGTCCTATCTCGCACGTGTCCAACCGACACCGCTATCACGTGCGGCGTGTTTTCGTCCCCGTCGGTGCTCTCCCCGCCTCCAACGACTCCGTTTGACGGCAGTCAGGATCGTTGGTGCTGGTAATAACCATAGCCAGTTTAACCGCGGTTAAGTTGGAAGCGTGGTGGTGGCAATGAGCGGAACGCTCGACTTCTATATAAAATGGCGGTGCTTTTAGCCTCATATGACTattcctctctctctatctctcttccaCTCCTTCTCTTATCCTTTTGACAACTCTCATCTTCTCCCTCTGTCACGCCGACATTTTTGAGTGCCTGTGGGGATTGCAGCGTAGATCTGAGATCAAAGAAGAGAGAGTACGAGAAAGCAGAGGCAGTGGCAATGGCGGTACGATCTCTGAGGTGTTCCAGTTTGCTGGTACTAGGGCTTTGGGTTCTCCTACGTGGAGCCATGGGGTGGTCTGGAGGCGAAACCGTCTCTGTCTCGAGGTAcatttccttcttctcttccttggaTTAATGGATCACAATTTGTTCCAAGCAATCTCGTGGAATATGATCTCCCGAGGAATCAAATCGAATATTTCGTAATTTGGCTTCGCTAGGTTCTTAATGATGCCAAATGTACGCGATTTACCTGGATCAGGGGCTTTTTCATGGCTTTTATGGGTCCTCTGTTCTGGAACTAGCGTGCATTACGAACTCTTTTCCTTCTCGTGCACGTTCGATGCGTTACCCCCTCGTCTTCCATAGCAACAACACAATTACTGGGcgagaaaagagaaaagaggtCTAAATTTGATCTTGAGTGGAATCTTGACCTTCCATCTCTTCGATTCCTGGAAGTTCAGTTTGGATTCCATGAAGAACTTGGGATCAGGCAACGCATTAAGAAGAGTCTTCCCTCATGGCAAAGATGTCAGCGCTGGAATAAAATCGTGCCGTCGATGTCGTCCGTGGAGAGATCTGAAACACTTTGGGCGGTGATGGAGACGGTGGCGCTTCGGACCTCAAACGCAATCGCCACCGCATGGATCTGAACCATCAAATCCAAACCGTTGAATTCCTTATGCGTGCTCTATTCTCCCActcctttttatcttttttcGACCAAAATTTTACTGCAAATAGAAAGGCGCAATCAAATCGATTCTTCTTTCCTCCAAAATTCTCGATCCACCACCGCGAGGACCGAGACAGAACACCGGTCAAATCGGGTAAAGGATGTGGGAGTAACTCCTCTCCCGCTCCGTTCTCTGCTTGAAAATTGACATGAAGGTCACTGATCGCCTCAGAGGGCGTAATTCTCCCAGACAGTGGAGGAGATGTATCTTCTTCGATGTCCATAGAATTGGATGCATTATTTTTCTTTATCGCTCGAATGGTCAGATTAGACTTTTGGATTCTCATGGTGTTTGTTGGCCTCTGTGTGCTCTCTTTTTCTTACAGTGCCGCTGGGAAGGAAGTGGTGGTGGGCGCGGTGGACGATCCGGAACTGGTCGCGTCTGAGGTACACATGTAAGTCCTCTCGATCGCCACCTTCCTTCCCTTTCACCAATTTTTTTACCCGTCAATTTTTTGTAGTTTCCTCCGAAGCAAAGATTAAATAGAATTCTCCTTACTCACGTGTCCTCTACCTCGTCACGTGACCTGTAACCGTGGTTACTGTTAGTTAGCATTTGGGACGCGTACGGTGCGGCGGCAGCGCGTTGGTTACCCCTCAAAAGCAGCCTTCAACTGCCCTCTCTGATGATGGAAGACCGTTTTGACATACGCTGCGTCTATTCCCACGTATCGATGTGCcatttacttttttctttttttgaaaggaaaaggaaaactaTATTGGATTAAGCATTAGCTACAGAAAGCTGAGCCTGTAGATAGATGCGCCTTTTCCAGCCGGTAATTTTGAACTACCTCGTAACCCCACCACTGCGGTCCACCAGTTGCCCACCAATTGtactttttgtcttctttttctcATTTACTGTCCGAGTGGCACCATGGTTAGATCCTGTCGCCACACACGATGGGTGGAACATGCCATGCTCCGCTGGCTCTCCTTCCATTAAGCAATAATAATGTTGCGACCAACCCCCACGGCCAACCACTGCTTCTGAATGCACTGTTGGTCGGCGCATGAATGCCTCCGTGAATGAGGCCCACTAGGTCTTTTATACAGTGTCAATAACAAGAAATCGGAATCTTCACACATTAGTCGGCGCATCATCTTTTTTGTTTTCGTAATATTGCCGTGAACAGGATGATCAAAAACAGCACCGCTCGCCGGGCCCTCGGGTACTTGTCCTGCTCGACAGGGAACCCCATCGACGACTGCTGGCGGTGCGACCCCGAATGGCACCGCAACCGCAAGCGCCTGGCAGACTGCGGCATCGGCTTCGGCCGCAATGCCATCGGCGGCCGAGAAGGCCGCTTCTACGTCGTGACGGACTCCGGTGACGACGACCCCGTGAACCCGCGGCCGGGCACCCTCCGGTACGCGGTCATCCAGGAGGAGCCCCTCTGGATCGTGTTCAAACGCAGCATGGTCATCACCCTCACGCAGGAGCTCATCATGAACAGCTTCAAGACCATCGACGGGCGCGGCGCCGAAGTCCACATTGCCAACGGCGCCTGCATCACCATCCAGTTCGTCACCAACATCATCATCCATGGACTCCACATCCACGACTGCAAGCCCACGGGGAACGCCATGGTCCGCAGCTCCCCTTCCCACTACGGCTGGAGGACGATAGCCGACGGGGACGGAGTGTCCATCTTCGGAGCAAGTCATATCTGGGTCGACCACAACTCTCTCTCCAACTGCGCTGATGGCCTTATCGACGCCATTATAGGATCCACTGCCATCACCATCTCCAACAATTACTTCACCAACCACAATGAGGTATGGTCCCCGATCTTTCTGTATTAGAACGAAGCAGCTCCGCAGTGCGACTCGGTTGCTCACTAATCACAAAATCCTCGATCGACTTTAAGCAGGTGATTCTTTTGGGCCACAGTGATTCTTACGTTAGGGACAAGGCCATGCAAGTCACCATCGCCTACAACCACTTCGGCGAAGGTCTCATTCAAAGAATGCCTAGGTAATTCTTTCTACTCAAAGCCATACCTTTCAGCTTTACTCGGAGAGCTTCAGTTTCACAAGAGTTTCAAGTCAACCCACTGTCTAAAATGCGGTAAAAATACAGGTGCAGACATGGCTACTTCCACGTGGTGAACAATGACTACACCCACTGGGAGATGTACGCCATTGGCGGAAGCGCCGACCCGACCATCAACAGTCAAGGAAACAGATACCTC
It encodes the following:
- the LOC135652594 gene encoding probable pectate lyase 8, producing the protein MAVRSLRCSSLLVLGLWVLLRGAMGWSGGETVSVSSAAGKEVVVGAVDDPELVASEVHMMIKNSTARRALGYLSCSTGNPIDDCWRCDPEWHRNRKRLADCGIGFGRNAIGGREGRFYVVTDSGDDDPVNPRPGTLRYAVIQEEPLWIVFKRSMVITLTQELIMNSFKTIDGRGAEVHIANGACITIQFVTNIIIHGLHIHDCKPTGNAMVRSSPSHYGWRTIADGDGVSIFGASHIWVDHNSLSNCADGLIDAIIGSTAITISNNYFTNHNEVILLGHSDSYVRDKAMQVTIAYNHFGEGLIQRMPRCRHGYFHVVNNDYTHWEMYAIGGSADPTINSQGNRYLAPTNPFAKEVTKRVDTDSSVWKSWNWRSDDDLLLNGAYFTTSGGGSSGSYAKASSLGAKSSSMVGSITSDAGALRCRKGSQC
- the LOC135652343 gene encoding uncharacterized protein LOC135652343, encoding MACSISLHRIHFLYFPLKPLSGSFFSSTTALTPRMPLLSSPSSAFSRNGGVGFNRSKQMLSAFASLSDDLRPALGENPEGIISGEWPENFSLLSFDDLRAYLETQIISEKTKPSATLDTVMSTEIRTARPEQTLEEIDHNFEVISGLPVVDDELRCIGVISKKDKARAYNGLKSKVSEVMSSPAITLSPDKTVLDAAALMLKMKIHRIPILNKSQKVIGMVTRTDIFQALEAQEV